A DNA window from Brachionichthys hirsutus isolate HB-005 chromosome 10, CSIRO-AGI_Bhir_v1, whole genome shotgun sequence contains the following coding sequences:
- the birc2 gene encoding baculoviral IAP repeat-containing protein 2 isoform X3, whose product MPLREESRRWRTSMADESLFTSGSLNPRDDGFRVRHVSLSVSLASGRLRFLLILFCKMSCPSSVVPECVCVCVRVCVCVKQDLGFSQTPLPLKDILFAFYINIKKKMETILQLKNNQFLIGLSRSGPPPDLQYDNSSELFRISTFARFPSSGVTERSLARAGWFYTGVGDRVQCFKCNVTADGWLAGDCPAEKHRQLSPSCSFVQSLPSTANLLSSSHSAFSPLRIAPAIPLSGPGPAAPNPAANQGDEAVGYLNPGFSAPPPSSPLSSRGVEDMSHQRPACNNPSMRREQDRLDSFHPWTLSIITPAELAKAGFYYLGQGDRVACFSCGGQLSNWEPGDRAVSEHQRHYPNCRFVRGDRTDNVSLGGASSGGLACQLSTGAPTLSNVSNPAMQQSDERLLTFVNWPTRIPVRPEQLAKAGFYYVGRNDDVKCFCCDGGLRCWESGDDPWVEHAKWFPRCEYLLQEKGQEFVHQIQARFPRLFEQLLANGDVSSREFVDPPVVHLGPVQSKILTSGENYRTVQELVSDLLSAEDQKREEEREMLAEAMASDGFTFVKRHQAALIQRLKSVEPVLEHLREQNVLTTEEYSGLKAQTSAQQQTARLIELILTKGNAAAEVFRNWIQKNDVHLLRDLMAQSNEAASPSQDLSDLPMEEQLRRLQEERTCKVCMDKEVNIVFIPCGHLVVCKECAPSLRKCPICRGLVKGTVRTFLS is encoded by the exons ATGCCTCTGCGTGAGGAATCGAGACGTTGGAGGACAAGCATGGCGGACGAGTCCTTGTTCACCTCAGGCAGCCTGAATCCTCGGGACGATGGTTTCAGGGTTCGTCATGTTTCTCTTTCAGTCTCGCTCGCCTCCGGTCGTCTCCGTTTCCTTCTGATTCTTTTCTGTAAAATGAGTTGTCCCTCCTCTGTGGtccctgagtgtgtgtgtgtgtgtgtgcgtgtgtgtgtgtgtgtgaagcaagACCTTGGGTTTTCTCAAACCCCTCTTCCTTTAAAGGACATCCTTTTTGCCTTTtacattaacataaaaaaaaaaatggaaacgaTTCTCCAACTTAAAAACAACCAGTTTTTGATCGGGCTATCTCGCAGTGGGCCCCCACCCGACCTGCAGTACGATAACTCCTCTG AGCTCTTCCGCATCTCTACTTTCGCCCGATTCCCATCTTCGGGAGTCACAGAACGAAGCCTGGCGAGGGCGGGCTGGTTCTACACCGGCGTGGGCGACCGGGTTCAGTGTTTCAAGTGTAACGTGACGGCAGACGGCTGGCTGGCTGGGGACTGTCCCGCAGAGAAGCACAGACagctctctccttcctgctccttcgtCCAGAGCCTCCCGTCGACAGCCaacctgctctcctcctctcactcggCCTTCTCCCCTCTCCGCATTGCTCCAGCAATTCCG CTCTCTGGACCAGGCCCGGCCGCTCCAAACCCAGCAGCCAATCAAGGGGACGAGGCAGTGGGCTACCTGAACCCGGGCTTCTCTGCGCCGCCGCCCTCCAGCCCGCTTAGCTCTCGTGGCGTCGAGGACATGTCCCACCAGAGACCAGCGTGCAACAATCCCAGCATGCGCAGGGAGCAGGACCGCCTGGACTCCTTCCACCCCTGGACGCTCTCAATCATAACTCCCGCCGAGCTTGCCAAGGCGGGCTTCTACTACCTGGGCCAAGGCGATCGAGTGGCCTGCTTCAGCTGTGGAGGACAG TTGAGTAACTGGGAACCGGGAGACAGAGCGGTGTCCGAACACCAGAGGCATTATCCAAACTGTCGTTTCGTACGGGGTGACAGAACCGACAACGTGTCCCTGGGGGGGGCTTCATCTGGAGGATTGGCTTGTCAGCTGTCTACAGGAGCCCCCACGCTCAGCAACGTGTCCAACCCCGCTATGCAGCAGAGCGATGAGAGGCTCCTCACCTTCGTGAACTGGCCAACTCGTATTCCCGTACGGCCCGAGCAGCTGGCTAAAGCCGGCTTCTACTACGTAG gTCGAAATGATGATGTCAAGTGTTTCTGCTGCGATGGAGGTCTGCGCTGCTGGGAATCTGGAGACGACCCTTGGGTGGAGCACGCTAAATGGTTCCCCCG TTGTGAGTATTTACTCCAAGAGAAGGGACAGGAGTTCGTTCACCAGATCCAGGCTCGCTTCCCCCGGCTGTTTGAGCAG CTTTTAGCGAATGGAGACGTCAGCTCCAGAGAGTTTGTGGATCCGCCTG TTGTCCATCTTGGTCCAG TCCAGAGTAAGATCCTGACCAGCGGAGAGAACTACAGAACCGTCCAAGAGCTGGTTTCAGACCTGCTGAGCGCGGAGGACCagaaaagggaagaggagcGGGAGATGCTGGCCGAGGCGATGGCGTCAG ATGGCTTCACCTTTGTGAAGAGACACCAGGCGGCATTGATCCAGCGCCTGAAGAGTGTGGAGCCAGTGTTGGAGCACTTAAGAGAGCAAAATGTGTTGA CCACCGAGGAGTACAGCGGCCTGAAGGCTCAGACCTCGGCCCAGCAGCAAACCGCCCGGCTGATCGAGCTCATCCTCACCAAGGGCAACGCCGCAGCCGAGGTCTTCCGTAACTGGATCCAGAAGAACGACGTCCATCTGCTTCGAGATCTCATGG CTCAGTCAAATGAAGCTGCGTCACCGAGCCAAGACCTTTCAG atctccccatggaggagcagctgcggCGCCTGCAGGAGGAGCGTACCTGCAAGGTGTGCATGGACAAAGAGGTCAACATCGTCTTCATCCCCTGTGGGCACCTGGTGGTGTGTAAAGAGTGCGCACCGTCGCTGCGAAAGTGCCCGATCTGCAGAGGCCTGGTGAAAGGCACGGTCCGGACCTTCCTCTCATAA
- the birc2 gene encoding baculoviral IAP repeat-containing protein 2 isoform X2, which yields MPLREESRRWRTSMADESLFTSGSLNPRDDGFRVRHVSLSVSLASGRLRFLLILFCKMSCPSSVVPECVCVCVRVCVCVKQDLGFSQTPLPLKDILFAFYINIKKKMETILQLKNNQFLIGLSRSGPPPDLQYDNSSELFRISTFARFPSSGVTERSLARAGWFYTGVGDRVQCFKCNVTADGWLAGDCPAEKHRQLSPSCSFVQSLPSTANLLSSSHSAFSPLRIAPAIPLSGPGPAAPNPAANQGDEAVGYLNPGFSAPPPSSPLSSRGVEDMSHQRPACNNPSMRREQDRLDSFHPWTLSIITPAELAKAGFYYLGQGDRVACFSCGGQLSNWEPGDRAVSEHQRHYPNCRFVRGDRTDNVSLGGASSGGLACQLSTGAPTLSNVSNPAMQQSDERLLTFVNWPTRIPVRPEQLAKAGFYYVGRNDDVKCFCCDGGLRCWESGDDPWVEHAKWFPRCEYLLQEKGQEFVHQIQARFPRLFEQLLANGDVSSREFVDPPGEERSEDAVMMNTPVIKSALEMGFERGLVKQTVQSKILTSGENYRTVQELVSDLLSAEDQKREEEREMLAEAMASDGFTFVKRHQAALIQRLKSVEPVLEHLREQNVLTTEEYSGLKAQTSAQQQTARLIELILTKGNAAAEVFRNWIQKNDVHLLRDLMAQSNEAASPSQDLSDLPMEEQLRRLQEERTCKVCMDKEVNIVFIPCGHLVVCKECAPSLRKCPICRGLVKGTVRTFLS from the exons ATGCCTCTGCGTGAGGAATCGAGACGTTGGAGGACAAGCATGGCGGACGAGTCCTTGTTCACCTCAGGCAGCCTGAATCCTCGGGACGATGGTTTCAGGGTTCGTCATGTTTCTCTTTCAGTCTCGCTCGCCTCCGGTCGTCTCCGTTTCCTTCTGATTCTTTTCTGTAAAATGAGTTGTCCCTCCTCTGTGGtccctgagtgtgtgtgtgtgtgtgtgcgtgtgtgtgtgtgtgtgaagcaagACCTTGGGTTTTCTCAAACCCCTCTTCCTTTAAAGGACATCCTTTTTGCCTTTtacattaacataaaaaaaaaaatggaaacgaTTCTCCAACTTAAAAACAACCAGTTTTTGATCGGGCTATCTCGCAGTGGGCCCCCACCCGACCTGCAGTACGATAACTCCTCTG AGCTCTTCCGCATCTCTACTTTCGCCCGATTCCCATCTTCGGGAGTCACAGAACGAAGCCTGGCGAGGGCGGGCTGGTTCTACACCGGCGTGGGCGACCGGGTTCAGTGTTTCAAGTGTAACGTGACGGCAGACGGCTGGCTGGCTGGGGACTGTCCCGCAGAGAAGCACAGACagctctctccttcctgctccttcgtCCAGAGCCTCCCGTCGACAGCCaacctgctctcctcctctcactcggCCTTCTCCCCTCTCCGCATTGCTCCAGCAATTCCG CTCTCTGGACCAGGCCCGGCCGCTCCAAACCCAGCAGCCAATCAAGGGGACGAGGCAGTGGGCTACCTGAACCCGGGCTTCTCTGCGCCGCCGCCCTCCAGCCCGCTTAGCTCTCGTGGCGTCGAGGACATGTCCCACCAGAGACCAGCGTGCAACAATCCCAGCATGCGCAGGGAGCAGGACCGCCTGGACTCCTTCCACCCCTGGACGCTCTCAATCATAACTCCCGCCGAGCTTGCCAAGGCGGGCTTCTACTACCTGGGCCAAGGCGATCGAGTGGCCTGCTTCAGCTGTGGAGGACAG TTGAGTAACTGGGAACCGGGAGACAGAGCGGTGTCCGAACACCAGAGGCATTATCCAAACTGTCGTTTCGTACGGGGTGACAGAACCGACAACGTGTCCCTGGGGGGGGCTTCATCTGGAGGATTGGCTTGTCAGCTGTCTACAGGAGCCCCCACGCTCAGCAACGTGTCCAACCCCGCTATGCAGCAGAGCGATGAGAGGCTCCTCACCTTCGTGAACTGGCCAACTCGTATTCCCGTACGGCCCGAGCAGCTGGCTAAAGCCGGCTTCTACTACGTAG gTCGAAATGATGATGTCAAGTGTTTCTGCTGCGATGGAGGTCTGCGCTGCTGGGAATCTGGAGACGACCCTTGGGTGGAGCACGCTAAATGGTTCCCCCG TTGTGAGTATTTACTCCAAGAGAAGGGACAGGAGTTCGTTCACCAGATCCAGGCTCGCTTCCCCCGGCTGTTTGAGCAG CTTTTAGCGAATGGAGACGTCAGCTCCAGAGAGTTTGTGGATCCGCCTG GTGAGGAGCGGTCTGAGGATGCGGTTATGATGAACACGCCTGTGATTAAGTCTGCCTTAGAGATGGGCTTTGAGCGTGGTCTTGTCAAACAAACAGTCCAGAGTAAGATCCTGACCAGCGGAGAGAACTACAGAACCGTCCAAGAGCTGGTTTCAGACCTGCTGAGCGCGGAGGACCagaaaagggaagaggagcGGGAGATGCTGGCCGAGGCGATGGCGTCAG ATGGCTTCACCTTTGTGAAGAGACACCAGGCGGCATTGATCCAGCGCCTGAAGAGTGTGGAGCCAGTGTTGGAGCACTTAAGAGAGCAAAATGTGTTGA CCACCGAGGAGTACAGCGGCCTGAAGGCTCAGACCTCGGCCCAGCAGCAAACCGCCCGGCTGATCGAGCTCATCCTCACCAAGGGCAACGCCGCAGCCGAGGTCTTCCGTAACTGGATCCAGAAGAACGACGTCCATCTGCTTCGAGATCTCATGG CTCAGTCAAATGAAGCTGCGTCACCGAGCCAAGACCTTTCAG atctccccatggaggagcagctgcggCGCCTGCAGGAGGAGCGTACCTGCAAGGTGTGCATGGACAAAGAGGTCAACATCGTCTTCATCCCCTGTGGGCACCTGGTGGTGTGTAAAGAGTGCGCACCGTCGCTGCGAAAGTGCCCGATCTGCAGAGGCCTGGTGAAAGGCACGGTCCGGACCTTCCTCTCATAA
- the birc2 gene encoding baculoviral IAP repeat-containing protein 2 isoform X1 has product MPLREESRRWRTSMADESLFTSGSLNPRDDGFRVRHVSLSVSLASGRLRFLLILFCKMSCPSSVVPECVCVCVRVCVCVKQDLGFSQTPLPLKDILFAFYINIKKKMETILQLKNNQFLIGLSRSGPPPDLQYDNSSELFRISTFARFPSSGVTERSLARAGWFYTGVGDRVQCFKCNVTADGWLAGDCPAEKHRQLSPSCSFVQSLPSTANLLSSSHSAFSPLRIAPAIPLSGPGPAAPNPAANQGDEAVGYLNPGFSAPPPSSPLSSRGVEDMSHQRPACNNPSMRREQDRLDSFHPWTLSIITPAELAKAGFYYLGQGDRVACFSCGGQLSNWEPGDRAVSEHQRHYPNCRFVRGDRTDNVSLGGASSGGLACQLSTGAPTLSNVSNPAMQQSDERLLTFVNWPTRIPVRPEQLAKAGFYYVGRNDDVKCFCCDGGLRCWESGDDPWVEHAKWFPRCEYLLQEKGQEFVHQIQARFPRLFEQLLANGDVSSREFVDPPVVHLGPGEERSEDAVMMNTPVIKSALEMGFERGLVKQTVQSKILTSGENYRTVQELVSDLLSAEDQKREEEREMLAEAMASDGFTFVKRHQAALIQRLKSVEPVLEHLREQNVLTTEEYSGLKAQTSAQQQTARLIELILTKGNAAAEVFRNWIQKNDVHLLRDLMAQSNEAASPSQDLSDLPMEEQLRRLQEERTCKVCMDKEVNIVFIPCGHLVVCKECAPSLRKCPICRGLVKGTVRTFLS; this is encoded by the exons ATGCCTCTGCGTGAGGAATCGAGACGTTGGAGGACAAGCATGGCGGACGAGTCCTTGTTCACCTCAGGCAGCCTGAATCCTCGGGACGATGGTTTCAGGGTTCGTCATGTTTCTCTTTCAGTCTCGCTCGCCTCCGGTCGTCTCCGTTTCCTTCTGATTCTTTTCTGTAAAATGAGTTGTCCCTCCTCTGTGGtccctgagtgtgtgtgtgtgtgtgtgcgtgtgtgtgtgtgtgtgaagcaagACCTTGGGTTTTCTCAAACCCCTCTTCCTTTAAAGGACATCCTTTTTGCCTTTtacattaacataaaaaaaaaaatggaaacgaTTCTCCAACTTAAAAACAACCAGTTTTTGATCGGGCTATCTCGCAGTGGGCCCCCACCCGACCTGCAGTACGATAACTCCTCTG AGCTCTTCCGCATCTCTACTTTCGCCCGATTCCCATCTTCGGGAGTCACAGAACGAAGCCTGGCGAGGGCGGGCTGGTTCTACACCGGCGTGGGCGACCGGGTTCAGTGTTTCAAGTGTAACGTGACGGCAGACGGCTGGCTGGCTGGGGACTGTCCCGCAGAGAAGCACAGACagctctctccttcctgctccttcgtCCAGAGCCTCCCGTCGACAGCCaacctgctctcctcctctcactcggCCTTCTCCCCTCTCCGCATTGCTCCAGCAATTCCG CTCTCTGGACCAGGCCCGGCCGCTCCAAACCCAGCAGCCAATCAAGGGGACGAGGCAGTGGGCTACCTGAACCCGGGCTTCTCTGCGCCGCCGCCCTCCAGCCCGCTTAGCTCTCGTGGCGTCGAGGACATGTCCCACCAGAGACCAGCGTGCAACAATCCCAGCATGCGCAGGGAGCAGGACCGCCTGGACTCCTTCCACCCCTGGACGCTCTCAATCATAACTCCCGCCGAGCTTGCCAAGGCGGGCTTCTACTACCTGGGCCAAGGCGATCGAGTGGCCTGCTTCAGCTGTGGAGGACAG TTGAGTAACTGGGAACCGGGAGACAGAGCGGTGTCCGAACACCAGAGGCATTATCCAAACTGTCGTTTCGTACGGGGTGACAGAACCGACAACGTGTCCCTGGGGGGGGCTTCATCTGGAGGATTGGCTTGTCAGCTGTCTACAGGAGCCCCCACGCTCAGCAACGTGTCCAACCCCGCTATGCAGCAGAGCGATGAGAGGCTCCTCACCTTCGTGAACTGGCCAACTCGTATTCCCGTACGGCCCGAGCAGCTGGCTAAAGCCGGCTTCTACTACGTAG gTCGAAATGATGATGTCAAGTGTTTCTGCTGCGATGGAGGTCTGCGCTGCTGGGAATCTGGAGACGACCCTTGGGTGGAGCACGCTAAATGGTTCCCCCG TTGTGAGTATTTACTCCAAGAGAAGGGACAGGAGTTCGTTCACCAGATCCAGGCTCGCTTCCCCCGGCTGTTTGAGCAG CTTTTAGCGAATGGAGACGTCAGCTCCAGAGAGTTTGTGGATCCGCCTG TTGTCCATCTTGGTCCAGGTGAGGAGCGGTCTGAGGATGCGGTTATGATGAACACGCCTGTGATTAAGTCTGCCTTAGAGATGGGCTTTGAGCGTGGTCTTGTCAAACAAACAGTCCAGAGTAAGATCCTGACCAGCGGAGAGAACTACAGAACCGTCCAAGAGCTGGTTTCAGACCTGCTGAGCGCGGAGGACCagaaaagggaagaggagcGGGAGATGCTGGCCGAGGCGATGGCGTCAG ATGGCTTCACCTTTGTGAAGAGACACCAGGCGGCATTGATCCAGCGCCTGAAGAGTGTGGAGCCAGTGTTGGAGCACTTAAGAGAGCAAAATGTGTTGA CCACCGAGGAGTACAGCGGCCTGAAGGCTCAGACCTCGGCCCAGCAGCAAACCGCCCGGCTGATCGAGCTCATCCTCACCAAGGGCAACGCCGCAGCCGAGGTCTTCCGTAACTGGATCCAGAAGAACGACGTCCATCTGCTTCGAGATCTCATGG CTCAGTCAAATGAAGCTGCGTCACCGAGCCAAGACCTTTCAG atctccccatggaggagcagctgcggCGCCTGCAGGAGGAGCGTACCTGCAAGGTGTGCATGGACAAAGAGGTCAACATCGTCTTCATCCCCTGTGGGCACCTGGTGGTGTGTAAAGAGTGCGCACCGTCGCTGCGAAAGTGCCCGATCTGCAGAGGCCTGGTGAAAGGCACGGTCCGGACCTTCCTCTCATAA